In Legionella spiritensis, the following proteins share a genomic window:
- a CDS encoding HIT family protein, with protein sequence MSFIVDPRIVSTCIELGDWSLSRVFLKNNADYPWLILVPRVDNIQDLDQLPQELQHTLMDEISRLSTLVRDYFTPDKINVATLGNIVSQLHVHVVARFTNDRLWPHGIWQDVQPSPSREENTRQTLVEELRIRINSFIVPENQV encoded by the coding sequence ATGTCCTTTATCGTGGATCCGCGCATTGTTTCAACCTGCATTGAACTGGGTGACTGGTCTTTGTCGCGGGTTTTTCTCAAAAACAACGCCGATTATCCCTGGCTTATTCTGGTTCCCCGTGTGGACAATATTCAGGATCTGGACCAGTTGCCGCAAGAATTGCAACATACGCTTATGGATGAAATCAGCCGCCTGTCTACTCTTGTGCGTGATTATTTCACACCAGATAAAATCAATGTGGCGACATTGGGCAATATAGTGTCCCAATTGCACGTTCACGTTGTGGCCCGCTTTACAAATGACAGGCTGTGGCCGCATGGAATTTGGCAGGATGTCCAGCCATCCCCATCCCGGGAAGAAAATACACGTCAGACCCTCGTTGAGGAATTACGGATCCGGATTAATTCATTCATCGTGCCGGAGAATCAGGTTTAA
- the lpxB gene encoding lipid-A-disaccharide synthase, which produces MQPPKKVVIIAGEESGDKYAGNLASYLLKQEPTLKISGIGGRHMAEAGVTLISDLARFGVTGLVEVLRHIVVIKKAFKAIKAHLRTEKPDLLVLIDYPGFNLRLAKFAKQKLGLRIIYYISPQIWAWKASRIHTLKACVDKMAVILPFEKNIYQQAGVPVSFVGHPLVDNIPHYQDPMELRKALSLPVDGKLVALLPGSRRNEIERHMPVLVKTAELLSRQHQAIHFVIPVAATIRSEQIQSYLQGAKNVRFTLIEGKMLPSAACSDGVVVASGTASLECALLARPMCIIYKTSLLTYIAAVKLIKVKFLGLCNLLMNDMVVPEFLQYDCNAAEIARTVSDWLTDPKKAQSMVARLQSLKQSLSGEEADLSIEALVARELGVEVRRTSVKRERFAIYP; this is translated from the coding sequence ATGCAACCACCTAAAAAGGTTGTTATTATTGCCGGAGAAGAATCGGGCGATAAATACGCGGGCAACCTGGCGTCTTATTTGTTAAAGCAGGAGCCCACCCTGAAAATAAGCGGCATCGGTGGGCGGCATATGGCAGAGGCCGGTGTCACATTAATCAGCGATTTGGCACGTTTTGGCGTCACCGGACTGGTTGAAGTCTTAAGGCATATTGTTGTTATAAAAAAAGCTTTCAAGGCCATCAAGGCTCATCTGCGGACGGAAAAACCGGACTTGCTGGTGTTAATAGACTATCCGGGGTTTAATCTGCGTCTCGCAAAATTCGCCAAACAGAAACTTGGACTGCGTATTATCTATTACATCAGCCCGCAAATCTGGGCATGGAAAGCGAGTCGTATACATACCCTTAAAGCGTGTGTGGACAAAATGGCGGTCATACTGCCTTTTGAAAAGAACATTTATCAGCAAGCCGGTGTTCCAGTATCGTTTGTCGGCCACCCTCTGGTAGACAATATTCCTCACTACCAGGATCCGATGGAATTACGGAAAGCCTTGTCTCTTCCAGTAGATGGCAAGCTTGTCGCCCTGCTTCCCGGCAGCCGGCGTAATGAAATCGAACGCCATATGCCCGTGCTGGTAAAAACAGCCGAGTTACTTAGTCGCCAACATCAAGCCATTCACTTTGTGATCCCGGTTGCGGCTACCATTCGTTCCGAACAGATACAATCCTACCTTCAGGGAGCCAAAAACGTGCGTTTTACCCTGATTGAGGGAAAAATGTTACCATCAGCAGCCTGTAGTGATGGTGTTGTCGTGGCTTCCGGTACCGCGTCTCTGGAGTGTGCCCTGTTGGCGAGGCCGATGTGTATTATCTATAAGACGTCGCTATTAACCTATATTGCCGCGGTTAAACTTATCAAGGTCAAATTTCTGGGACTGTGTAATTTATTAATGAACGACATGGTGGTGCCTGAATTTCTGCAATACGATTGCAATGCCGCTGAAATCGCCAGAACGGTATCCGATTGGCTAACGGATCCGAAAAAGGCGCAGAGTATGGTCGCCAGATTACAATCGCTGAAACAGTCACTCTCCGGCGAGGAAGCTGATTTGTCCATTGAAGCGTTGGTTGCAAGGGAGTTGGGAGTAGAGGTACGAAGAACATCTGTAAAAAGAGAACGCTTTGCGATATATCCCTGA
- a CDS encoding AAA family ATPase: protein MIQTNWDIITGPPSSGKTTLINLLASMGYTTSPEVARDYINRLLQCHISLDMIQKDAWSLQRKILSIKLRKERQLPPDKKIFFDRGTPDSIAYYRFHNFPLTDAYKACSHRRYKRIFFCSGLPVERDGVRRENEDMAKLLGEYLFEAYVSLGYHPVVLPVTTVEERLNLILRHDE, encoded by the coding sequence ATGATTCAAACTAATTGGGATATTATAACCGGGCCACCCAGTTCGGGAAAAACAACATTAATTAATCTGTTAGCGTCAATGGGGTACACAACCTCGCCGGAAGTCGCCCGGGATTACATCAATCGGTTATTACAATGTCACATCAGTCTGGACATGATTCAAAAGGACGCCTGGTCTCTGCAGCGCAAAATTCTTTCTATCAAGCTACGAAAGGAACGTCAATTGCCTCCCGATAAAAAGATATTTTTTGATCGGGGTACACCGGACAGTATTGCCTATTATCGATTTCACAATTTCCCTCTGACAGACGCTTACAAGGCATGCAGCCATCGACGCTACAAGCGCATATTCTTCTGTAGCGGCCTGCCTGTTGAGCGCGATGGTGTTCGCCGCGAAAACGAGGACATGGCGAAATTGCTGGGTGAATATTTATTCGAAGCGTATGTTTCGCTGGGCTACCACCCTGTCGTACTGCCGGTAACCACTGTGGAGGAACGCTTAAACCTGATTCTCCGGCACGATGAATGA
- a CDS encoding Gfo/Idh/MocA family protein, producing MSVLKCAVIGVGYLGRFHAQKYKMLSDVDLVAVCDVNQEACDAVAAELNVPGYYHFEELFGKVDAVSIAATTNQHFVIARQCLAQGIHVLIEKPITETVEQADELIALAEKYDVKLQVGHLERFNSARLALEEYLEQPLFIESQRLAPFNPRGTDVNVILDLMIHDIDIIQAIVKSPIIHIDAHGAPVLSQYVDIANARITFENQCVANVTASRISYKTERKTRIFQPQSYISIDYHNKQFALFQKGEGEMFPGIPNVVRHESIFEKGDALLEEIKAFLQSIKQDTTPLVTGREGRNALETAAKISSLIHNNLVSRRHATT from the coding sequence ATGAGCGTTTTAAAGTGTGCTGTTATTGGTGTGGGGTACCTTGGCCGTTTCCATGCCCAGAAGTATAAAATGTTATCCGACGTGGATTTGGTTGCCGTCTGTGATGTGAATCAGGAAGCCTGTGACGCGGTAGCGGCCGAGTTAAACGTTCCCGGTTATTATCATTTTGAAGAATTGTTTGGCAAGGTTGACGCGGTCAGTATCGCGGCCACAACCAATCAGCATTTTGTTATAGCCAGACAATGTCTTGCCCAAGGTATTCATGTTCTGATTGAAAAACCGATTACTGAAACGGTTGAACAGGCTGATGAATTAATTGCCTTGGCCGAAAAATACGATGTCAAACTGCAAGTCGGGCATTTGGAGCGTTTTAATTCTGCACGCCTCGCACTGGAAGAGTATCTTGAACAGCCCCTGTTTATCGAATCCCAACGCCTCGCGCCTTTCAATCCGAGAGGGACGGACGTGAATGTTATTCTCGATTTAATGATTCATGATATTGATATTATCCAGGCCATTGTGAAATCCCCTATCATCCATATTGACGCTCATGGCGCTCCGGTGCTGTCGCAATACGTTGATATTGCGAATGCGCGAATTACATTTGAAAATCAGTGTGTGGCCAATGTGACGGCCAGCCGTATCAGTTACAAAACCGAACGCAAGACACGGATTTTCCAGCCACAATCCTATATTTCCATTGATTACCATAACAAACAGTTTGCTTTGTTTCAAAAGGGAGAGGGGGAAATGTTTCCAGGAATTCCCAATGTGGTACGTCACGAATCCATCTTTGAAAAAGGCGATGCCTTGCTTGAGGAAATTAAAGCGTTTCTTCAATCCATAAAGCAGGATACCACACCTTTAGTCACCGGGCGTGAAGGGCGAAACGCTCTGGAAACCGCGGCTAAAATTTCTTCTTTAATTCATAACAACCTCGTATCCCGCCGCCATGCAACCACCTAA
- a CDS encoding zinc ribbon domain-containing protein YjdM yields MTNLPDCPKCHSQYTYEDGLLLVCPECTHEWPKAVEEQENDSARVIKDAHGNVLADGDSVTVIKDLKIKGSSQVVKVGTKVKSIRLVEGDHDIDCKIDGIGAMKLKSQFVKKI; encoded by the coding sequence ATGACCAATTTACCTGACTGCCCGAAATGCCATTCACAATACACCTACGAAGATGGTTTGCTGCTTGTTTGCCCGGAATGCACGCATGAATGGCCGAAAGCCGTTGAGGAACAGGAGAACGACAGCGCCCGTGTTATTAAAGACGCCCATGGCAATGTGCTTGCTGACGGCGATAGTGTCACAGTCATCAAGGATTTAAAAATAAAAGGCTCCTCTCAGGTTGTGAAGGTAGGCACGAAGGTCAAAAGCATCCGTCTGGTGGAAGGCGATCATGATATCGACTGCAAAATCGATGGTATAGGCGCCATGAAATTGAAATCACAGTTCGTAAAAAAGATATAA
- a CDS encoding SEL1-like repeat protein codes for MSDAKREKTRLDIKSYSNSELFELISNQMLEGDYTHATLGVSILDLSKRTPDTRESRQIQALIPNLIERCEMGIRDDDSHAMTVRGMIHHLGAGEAVDYNKAIALYNKAIKIDKNAAAMNNRAFMHQYGQGGPVNFPEAIRLYELAIEAGNAAAMFNRALMHEDSQGGPENFPEAIRLYELAIDAGIAAAMNNRALMHQKGQGGLKNFPEAIRLYELAIDAGYAAAMFNRALMHKKGQGGPVNFPEAIRLLGLAIDAGDTDAMFNRALMHEKGQGGPVNFPEAIRLYELAIDAGDTDAMNNRALMHQKGQGGPVNFPEAIRLFEKAIDAGDIFGMINRAWMHQKGQGGPENFPKAIRLFEMANRLGYLPAKTCLRDIYTRKPANNPEIALELLDVIWDDLLSGLPFTEHTLTLLGTHCKDNILARLKDKDSKPGTSRKFISHLLSNRDHPLITILNHREKETGDTEEFQSLSTHGKFLQNQRITFFSGVLKNENSNLSKLPAELCYEILPYVYPGERGM; via the coding sequence ATGTCCGATGCAAAACGAGAAAAAACCAGACTGGATATTAAATCGTACTCTAACAGTGAGCTGTTTGAACTGATTTCAAACCAGATGCTCGAAGGTGATTACACCCACGCCACGCTTGGGGTATCAATCCTTGATTTATCCAAACGCACTCCAGACACCAGAGAATCCCGACAAATTCAGGCATTAATCCCTAACCTCATAGAGCGATGCGAAATGGGTATCAGGGATGACGACTCTCATGCCATGACCGTTCGCGGCATGATACATCATCTCGGTGCCGGGGAGGCGGTTGATTACAACAAAGCGATAGCTCTCTATAACAAAGCCATTAAGATTGATAAAAACGCTGCGGCCATGAATAACCGTGCTTTTATGCATCAATATGGTCAAGGTGGTCCTGTAAATTTCCCGGAAGCCATCAGGCTTTATGAGCTGGCCATTGAGGCGGGTAATGCTGCTGCCATGTTCAACCGTGCCTTGATGCATGAAGATAGTCAAGGTGGTCCCGAAAATTTCCCGGAAGCCATCAGGCTTTATGAACTGGCCATTGACGCGGGTATTGCTGCTGCGATGAACAACCGTGCCTTGATGCATCAAAAGGGTCAAGGTGGTCTCAAAAATTTCCCGGAAGCCATCAGGCTTTATGAACTGGCTATTGACGCGGGTTATGCTGCCGCGATGTTCAATCGTGCCTTGATGCATAAAAAGGGTCAAGGTGGCCCCGTAAATTTCCCGGAAGCCATCAGGCTTCTTGGGCTGGCTATTGACGCGGGTGATACTGACGCCATGTTCAACCGTGCCTTGATGCATGAAAAGGGTCAAGGTGGCCCCGTAAATTTCCCGGAAGCCATCAGGCTTTATGAACTGGCCATTGACGCGGGTGATACTGACGCTATGAACAACCGTGCCTTGATGCATCAAAAAGGCCAGGGTGGTCCCGTAAATTTCCCGGAAGCCATCAGGCTTTTTGAGAAAGCCATTGATGCGGGTGATATTTTCGGTATGATCAACCGGGCCTGGATGCATCAAAAAGGTCAAGGTGGTCCCGAAAATTTCCCGAAAGCCATCAGGCTTTTTGAGATGGCAAACAGGTTGGGGTATTTACCAGCCAAAACCTGCCTGAGAGATATATATACCCGCAAACCGGCAAACAATCCCGAAATTGCGCTCGAATTACTGGATGTCATCTGGGACGATCTGCTTTCAGGGCTGCCCTTTACTGAACATACCCTAACCCTGCTTGGCACCCATTGTAAAGATAATATTCTTGCCCGCCTAAAGGACAAAGACTCTAAACCAGGCACCAGTCGTAAATTTATCAGCCATTTACTCAGCAACCGCGACCATCCGTTGATTACAATCCTGAATCATAGAGAAAAAGAAACCGGTGACACCGAGGAATTTCAATCGCTCAGTACCCACGGAAAATTCCTGCAGAATCAGAGAATAACCTTTTTTAGTGGTGTCCTGAAGAATGAAAACTCCAATTTATCAAAACTACCCGCGGAGCTTTGCTACGAGATTTTGCCTTATGTATATCCTGGTGAGCGTGGTATGTAA
- a CDS encoding LysR family transcriptional regulator codes for MKINQSLQCFMKAAETLHFATAARMLHITPTALSKQIKKLEQQIGMQLFQRTTRKIILTEMGQRLYQRCRKLDEEITGLNQFIENKKNEPQGTLRVLVSTILARHWLLQHLKEFRALYPKIELELIFTEQDQDLADSKADIMMGFPEIPPYTNDLKFRYIYTVKNILCASPDYIERYGLPETKAELSTAHFISHTLRKPKHQLPLADGGYITINRPVLLMNEFDALNQACKDGHGIFLTGDVLVQKELARGELVQILPDIDFRHYRIYLFYRAYDYELPKVRVFVDFYNHKSDLQANTPKS; via the coding sequence ATGAAAATAAATCAATCGTTACAATGCTTTATGAAAGCGGCAGAAACGCTACACTTCGCAACCGCGGCCAGGATGCTGCATATTACGCCTACGGCTTTGAGCAAGCAGATAAAAAAGCTGGAGCAGCAAATTGGCATGCAGTTGTTTCAGCGAACGACCCGAAAAATTATACTGACTGAGATGGGACAGAGGCTTTATCAACGTTGTCGAAAGCTCGATGAAGAAATAACCGGACTGAATCAGTTTATCGAAAATAAAAAAAACGAGCCACAGGGAACGCTTCGTGTTCTGGTTTCCACCATTTTAGCCAGACACTGGCTGTTACAACATTTAAAGGAATTCCGGGCTTTGTATCCTAAAATCGAGCTGGAATTGATTTTTACGGAGCAGGATCAGGATCTTGCAGACAGCAAAGCCGATATCATGATGGGATTTCCTGAAATACCGCCTTATACCAATGACTTGAAATTCCGCTATATCTATACGGTTAAAAACATTTTATGCGCCTCACCCGATTATATTGAACGCTATGGACTACCTGAAACAAAAGCGGAATTAAGCACGGCACATTTTATTTCCCACACCTTAAGAAAGCCCAAACATCAATTACCACTGGCTGATGGCGGTTATATCACAATAAACAGACCGGTTTTATTAATGAATGAATTTGACGCCCTTAATCAAGCATGCAAGGATGGACACGGAATTTTTCTGACAGGGGATGTTTTAGTGCAGAAGGAACTGGCCCGCGGGGAGTTAGTCCAAATACTACCGGATATAGACTTCAGACATTACAGAATCTATCTGTTTTACCGAGCCTATGATTATGAACTGCCAAAAGTTCGTGTATTCGTTGATTTTTATAACCATAAATCTGATTTACAGGCAAATACCCCCAAATCATGA
- a CDS encoding DUF6159 family protein codes for MSYLERIQNSWQFLVDCARFLKKNPDLFVLPLISLAALGGILASLIGYSSLHFGQVLSLYDKSPIALIAGLAGLYFILSFIVLYFNASLVTCVMQRLQGTHLSVFRGLRLTLKHAGPLLQWTLISSTVCLLINSLERLHSAIADFLSLIFGFSWAVTTYFVLPVMIAEGKGPIKAFKLSIQLIGKGWRKLLSVNTIFYLILLGLVVIGYGLLYFFPQFIEVLPINLPVLVFLFVSWLVISKTFNVIFNCALYLNIQGKSIHQFNDESITRMMAKQQ; via the coding sequence ATGAGCTATCTAGAGCGAATTCAAAATTCCTGGCAATTTCTTGTCGATTGTGCCAGGTTTCTGAAAAAAAACCCGGATCTTTTCGTTCTGCCGCTGATAAGCCTGGCGGCTCTGGGCGGCATTCTTGCGTCACTGATTGGTTATTCCTCACTCCATTTTGGCCAGGTACTGAGCCTTTATGATAAAAGCCCGATTGCTTTGATTGCCGGATTGGCGGGGTTGTACTTTATTCTCAGTTTTATCGTTCTTTATTTTAACGCCTCGTTGGTAACCTGTGTGATGCAACGGTTACAGGGTACCCATTTGAGCGTTTTCCGGGGATTACGCCTTACTTTAAAGCACGCAGGGCCTCTCTTGCAGTGGACATTGATCAGTTCCACCGTTTGTCTCCTGATTAACTCGCTGGAACGGCTGCACAGTGCGATAGCTGATTTTTTATCGCTGATCTTCGGTTTTTCATGGGCGGTAACCACTTATTTTGTATTGCCGGTCATGATTGCGGAAGGGAAGGGGCCTATCAAGGCATTCAAGCTTTCAATTCAATTGATTGGAAAAGGGTGGCGAAAGCTGTTATCGGTTAATACCATTTTTTATCTTATTCTTCTGGGGCTGGTTGTTATCGGTTACGGATTACTTTATTTTTTCCCGCAGTTCATTGAAGTACTGCCCATTAATTTACCTGTACTGGTCTTTCTTTTTGTCTCATGGCTGGTTATCAGCAAAACGTTCAATGTGATTTTTAACTGTGCCTTGTATCTCAATATCCAGGGCAAGTCTATTCATCAATTTAATGATGAGTCAATAACCAGAATGATGGCAAAACAGCAGTAA
- a CDS encoding MBL fold metallo-hydrolase RNA specificity domain-containing protein: MKLSFLGATETVTGSKYLVECGNRKILIDCGLFQGLKDLRLRNWHPLPVEPSSIDAVLLTHAHIDHSGYLPLLVKNGFQGSIYATRATMELCNILLPDSGHLHEEDANRANKYGYSKHHPALPLYTESDALIALKQFVPVNYNQAYSFFESLQCRWYRAGHILGSSFIEIKHNSTKLLFSGDIGRHHDPVMKPWQQIDQTDYLVLESTYGNRLHEKSDPMTVLATVINATAKRGGTLLIPAFAVGRAQTMLYYLYHLKQSGLIPDLPIFLDSPMAIDATQVLLNNSDEHLLTPKQCFDICHVAHYVNTPEQSKSIDRMTVPKIIISASGMMSGGRILHHLKVFGPDPQNTILLTGYQAKGTRGARMVAHESEIKIHGQMVPIRARIEMLANTSAHADYEEILLWLGQFKQAPKTTFITHGEPEASLALKEHIEEQLGWNCVIPHYLDTVDLC, from the coding sequence ATGAAGCTATCTTTCCTGGGTGCAACAGAGACGGTCACCGGATCCAAATATCTGGTTGAATGTGGAAACAGGAAAATTCTCATCGATTGCGGGCTCTTTCAAGGATTAAAGGATTTAAGATTACGAAACTGGCATCCATTGCCGGTGGAACCGTCCTCTATCGACGCGGTTTTATTGACCCATGCCCATATTGACCATTCCGGCTATTTGCCGTTGCTGGTAAAAAACGGGTTCCAGGGATCCATTTACGCCACCAGGGCAACTATGGAATTATGCAACATCCTGCTGCCCGACAGCGGCCATCTTCATGAGGAAGACGCCAATCGCGCCAACAAATACGGATACAGCAAACATCATCCCGCGCTACCCTTGTATACGGAGAGCGACGCACTTATCGCTTTAAAACAATTTGTCCCGGTCAATTACAATCAAGCTTATTCTTTCTTTGAGTCTCTGCAATGCCGCTGGTATCGAGCCGGGCATATTTTAGGTTCCTCGTTTATTGAAATAAAACATAACTCTACAAAACTGTTATTCAGCGGTGATATCGGTCGCCATCACGATCCTGTCATGAAACCGTGGCAACAAATCGACCAGACGGATTATCTGGTTCTGGAATCCACTTATGGCAATCGTCTGCATGAAAAAAGCGATCCGATGACGGTTCTCGCAACAGTGATTAACGCTACGGCAAAGCGCGGAGGAACTTTACTGATTCCGGCATTTGCGGTAGGTCGGGCACAGACCATGTTGTATTATCTTTATCATCTGAAACAAAGCGGGCTGATCCCGGATTTACCCATTTTTCTTGACAGTCCCATGGCGATTGACGCGACACAGGTATTGCTCAACAATAGTGATGAACATCTCTTAACGCCCAAACAATGTTTTGATATTTGTCATGTGGCTCATTATGTCAATACGCCTGAGCAATCGAAAAGTATCGACCGGATGACCGTACCCAAAATTATTATTTCAGCCAGCGGCATGATGTCTGGAGGTCGTATTCTTCATCATCTTAAAGTGTTTGGCCCCGATCCCCAAAACACGATTTTATTGACCGGGTATCAAGCAAAAGGTACACGGGGCGCACGCATGGTGGCTCATGAGTCGGAAATAAAAATTCATGGTCAGATGGTACCGATTCGCGCCAGGATAGAAATGCTCGCCAACACATCCGCCCACGCCGATTATGAGGAAATTTTATTATGGCTGGGACAATTTAAACAAGCCCCGAAAACGACGTTTATTACTCATGGAGAACCGGAGGCGTCCCTGGCGTTAAAAGAGCATATCGAAGAACAACTAGGCTGGAACTGCGTGATACCTCACTATCTGGACACGGTGGATCTGTGCTGA
- a CDS encoding U-box domain-containing protein → MPTIYIDNTADVKKYEKAINYILDTIDAKKIEEYVCPVSSEFMSEPMFMPGEDKYCYDKSSLEEWFTKQNTHPYTRKILTGNPIEHFKVNDPLQRFIFKFLNKKLAKLHDEKPELFTSSDKIAAEEVSLDSDKGKERIEIEEEIIDYDTSATSSVETEDMAVATPFNSAAHTPDMLEVFDITPVDYHDIINRVITLDDASIMDACETDENTAVCVLLTPVLMEKITRDQAETLRDIHEKVQTAFALIPALQTETSVDATRKTPTVVGSTKKVPHTRTSPPVKHEVRVPARSFFEPAATTPPHVDYSTYSPPTHSSSDEVELHKINVLLLGDSGVGKSCCTLRYLDETFVNCFISPTIDFGYRKKQIITHEKAAQLSIFEHNETSFMNYDGLFENASVAMVVFDVSDKTSFINVSRHLSVVERYGPPMPVLLLANKADLKAERVIRSEEIKEFVDKFGLTYFETSARTGENISEAFAKAAEQTLIKRGIIEMPKETVPEEGPSTPSPAFYKRFFKKSPKAADSYPPKPPTKEAFNQIMPNVFPVTDTTDIRHVKIMMFSDYAGASSVARKYVNGTFTGDFFRPGTDFQLKKILIHDKPLCLQLWPFMRTDVAYRRGIHVAVVVIDVTERKNVISDIMEQVSRWTGASTTKILLANKTDMVSKRVISSEDIKALAEKYGFDAYYETSAKTGKNIDLAFTKAAEYHLIKHGYIEKPYEDEKEQADKRCVIC, encoded by the coding sequence ATGCCAACAATCTATATCGACAATACCGCAGATGTTAAGAAATATGAAAAAGCAATAAATTATATTCTTGATACAATAGATGCAAAAAAGATAGAGGAATACGTCTGTCCTGTTTCAAGTGAATTCATGAGCGAACCAATGTTTATGCCTGGTGAAGACAAGTATTGTTATGATAAATCCAGTTTGGAGGAGTGGTTCACAAAGCAAAATACTCACCCTTACACCCGAAAAATATTAACCGGAAATCCTATTGAACATTTCAAGGTCAACGATCCCCTGCAACGATTTATTTTTAAATTTCTCAACAAAAAACTGGCCAAACTCCATGACGAGAAACCCGAGTTATTTACATCTTCGGACAAAATTGCAGCAGAGGAAGTTTCCCTCGATTCCGATAAAGGGAAAGAACGTATTGAGATAGAAGAAGAAATCATTGATTATGACACTTCCGCGACCAGTTCAGTGGAAACAGAGGACATGGCTGTGGCAACCCCGTTTAATTCAGCAGCCCATACTCCCGACATGCTGGAGGTTTTTGATATAACTCCCGTTGATTATCATGACATTATCAATAGAGTCATAACCCTGGACGACGCGAGTATAATGGATGCCTGTGAAACGGATGAAAACACCGCTGTGTGTGTGCTGTTAACGCCTGTCCTTATGGAAAAAATAACTCGGGATCAAGCTGAAACACTTAGGGATATACATGAAAAAGTCCAAACGGCGTTTGCATTGATCCCTGCTTTGCAGACAGAAACATCGGTGGATGCGACCAGAAAAACCCCGACTGTTGTGGGATCCACAAAAAAAGTTCCCCACACTCGAACATCACCTCCAGTTAAGCATGAGGTTCGCGTTCCTGCAAGATCATTTTTTGAACCTGCGGCAACCACCCCGCCTCACGTTGATTATTCCACTTACTCACCGCCGACACATTCGTCTTCAGATGAGGTAGAGTTACATAAAATAAACGTCCTGTTACTGGGTGATTCCGGTGTCGGTAAAAGTTGTTGTACGTTGCGTTATCTAGACGAGACCTTTGTGAACTGTTTTATTTCTCCTACAATAGATTTTGGTTACAGAAAAAAACAAATCATAACGCATGAGAAAGCAGCTCAGCTATCTATTTTTGAGCATAATGAGACCAGCTTTATGAACTACGATGGTCTATTTGAGAATGCCTCTGTTGCTATGGTGGTCTTTGATGTGAGCGACAAAACTTCATTCATAAATGTAAGTCGGCACTTATCAGTGGTCGAGCGTTATGGTCCTCCTATGCCTGTGCTGCTTCTTGCCAACAAGGCCGATCTTAAAGCCGAACGTGTGATCCGTTCGGAGGAAATCAAGGAATTTGTCGATAAATTTGGTTTAACATATTTCGAAACCAGCGCCAGGACTGGAGAAAATATTTCAGAAGCGTTTGCAAAAGCGGCCGAGCAAACCCTGATAAAACGAGGTATTATCGAAATGCCGAAAGAAACCGTGCCGGAAGAAGGGCCGTCAACGCCCTCACCTGCTTTTTACAAACGATTTTTCAAAAAATCACCAAAAGCGGCTGATTCCTACCCGCCGAAACCACCCACCAAAGAAGCGTTTAATCAAATCATGCCAAACGTGTTCCCTGTCACGGACACGACTGATATCCGTCATGTCAAAATAATGATGTTTAGTGATTATGCCGGTGCAAGCAGTGTTGCCCGGAAATATGTTAACGGAACCTTCACTGGCGATTTTTTCAGGCCTGGGACGGATTTTCAGTTGAAAAAAATACTGATACATGACAAACCGCTTTGTTTACAATTGTGGCCTTTTATGAGAACAGATGTTGCTTATAGAAGAGGCATTCATGTTGCCGTGGTGGTCATAGACGTAACGGAAAGGAAGAATGTGATTTCAGATATAATGGAACAAGTAAGTCGTTGGACTGGGGCGTCAACCACAAAGATACTTCTTGCCAATAAAACGGATATGGTATCCAAACGCGTCATTAGTTCGGAAGACATCAAAGCCCTGGCTGAAAAATATGGTTTTGACGCTTATTACGAAACCAGTGCCAAAACCGGCAAAAATATTGACCTCGCGTTTACTAAAGCTGCGGAGTACCATTTGATAAAGCATGGTTATATTGAAAAGCCTTATGAGGACGAGAAGGAGCAGGCCGATAAGCGTTGTGTTATTTGCTAG